A portion of the Geoalkalibacter sp. genome contains these proteins:
- a CDS encoding tetratricopeptide repeat protein, with protein MRLLVLALLMPALFVAACRPGGESAPPAGEAPREEAPATPRTLYQDPAVAPEDLTEFASLALPAWRILASEQPTLVLLSQDPLLFLIPDSLRNQARELALRGSRQELSDHGAPDRPEPYLLPVQTLRAALDAGLFARVLWVLPVTEGPERLDVELFRQQLLYAGQVSEEEAATVEAQDNGFRLRIAGIPIDVAVPSALPEIDGPVVLHVDLSHFQNLYRNEVKTPVFELMRQALSDLYGRGWDVRAATHSLGQAEGRVTTDMRFLGHRLTRILADPAMLERPLPPLWQEQAEIIYLATFLEMDKVLEKAAHLAMRAPQDAPAHFELYRALRARRAGTEALAALARAVALDPGYAAEYLNLAALARGRELPEQELEMLEIAKGLDPANPFVGLRIAELQIELGAPEQARRHLDELSRLPWSPVYFPDVPELIESMKQNL; from the coding sequence ATGCGCTTGCTCGTTCTTGCCCTGCTCATGCCGGCTCTGTTCGTCGCGGCCTGCCGCCCCGGCGGCGAATCCGCCCCGCCCGCCGGCGAGGCGCCCCGCGAGGAGGCTCCCGCCACGCCTAGAACCCTGTACCAGGATCCGGCCGTCGCGCCCGAGGATCTGACCGAATTCGCCAGTCTCGCCCTGCCCGCCTGGCGCATCCTGGCGTCCGAGCAGCCGACCCTGGTGCTGCTCTCCCAGGACCCCTTGCTTTTCCTGATTCCCGACAGCCTGCGGAACCAGGCGCGCGAGCTGGCGCTCCGGGGTTCGCGTCAGGAGCTGAGCGACCATGGCGCGCCGGATCGCCCCGAACCCTATCTGCTGCCCGTGCAGACCCTGCGCGCCGCCCTGGACGCCGGGCTGTTCGCCCGGGTGCTCTGGGTGCTGCCCGTGACCGAGGGCCCCGAGCGCCTGGATGTCGAGCTGTTCCGTCAGCAACTGCTTTATGCCGGGCAGGTCAGCGAGGAGGAAGCCGCCACCGTGGAAGCGCAGGACAACGGCTTTCGCCTGCGGATCGCCGGCATCCCCATTGATGTCGCGGTGCCCAGCGCCCTGCCCGAGATCGACGGACCGGTGGTGCTGCACGTCGATCTAAGCCACTTCCAGAATCTCTACCGCAACGAGGTTAAAACCCCGGTGTTCGAGCTCATGCGCCAAGCGCTGAGCGATCTCTACGGGCGCGGTTGGGATGTTCGCGCCGCCACCCATTCCCTCGGCCAGGCCGAGGGCCGGGTGACCACCGACATGCGCTTTCTCGGCCACCGCCTGACGCGGATTCTCGCCGACCCCGCCATGCTGGAGCGCCCCTTGCCGCCGTTGTGGCAGGAACAGGCCGAAATCATCTATCTGGCCACCTTTCTCGAAATGGACAAGGTGCTGGAAAAGGCCGCGCATTTGGCCATGCGCGCCCCCCAGGACGCACCGGCCCACTTCGAGCTGTACCGCGCCCTGCGCGCGCGCCGCGCCGGCACCGAGGCCCTGGCCGCCTTGGCGCGCGCCGTGGCCCTGGATCCGGGCTACGCCGCGGAGTATCTCAATCTCGCCGCCCTGGCGCGCGGTCGCGAGCTGCCCGAGCAGGAGTTGGAGATGCTCGAAATCGCCAAGGGTCTTGATCCCGCCAATCCCTTCGTGGGCCTGCGCATCGCCGAACTCCAGATTGAGCTGGGCGCGCCCGAGCAGGCCCGCCGGCACCTGGACGAACTCAGCCGCCTGCCCTGGTCGCCGGTTTATTTTCCCGATGTGCCCGAGTTGATCGAATCCATGAAGCAAAACCTCTGA
- a CDS encoding HEAT repeat domain-containing protein, which produces MKLRRVVLILALLLATSGCNPGGSLDLPGLEGRARGGDPAALDKLVGLLGDPALADRIYPVLLDLGSPAAPALLARVGSRDAREREYVIAALGTLRVGAAVAPIAAVLADKSLERRYVAARALGELGDPAGVPALIGALDDDNAEVRRTATRALARIHRAAVEPLIAALPEAPPRAASGMIRALGDIGDRRALDALLAQAEGPCRAEALLALGRLRDPRAEATLIAGLADAEWQVRMNAAMALGPVGSPRAAEALRANLDDEVTVVREWAARSLETLTGMPQLYRNGRGDLVAPENLYR; this is translated from the coding sequence ATGAAACTACGGCGCGTTGTTCTGATCCTCGCCCTGTTGCTCGCGACGAGCGGCTGCAACCCGGGCGGCTCCCTCGATCTGCCCGGCCTCGAGGGCCGGGCGCGCGGCGGCGACCCGGCGGCCCTGGACAAGCTGGTCGGCCTGCTCGGCGATCCGGCCCTGGCTGATCGCATCTACCCGGTGCTGCTCGATCTCGGCAGCCCGGCCGCGCCCGCGCTGCTGGCGCGGGTCGGGAGCCGCGACGCCCGGGAGCGCGAATACGTGATCGCCGCCCTGGGCACCCTGCGCGTCGGCGCGGCGGTGGCGCCCATCGCCGCGGTGCTTGCCGACAAAAGTCTGGAGCGGCGCTACGTCGCGGCCCGCGCCCTCGGCGAACTCGGCGATCCGGCCGGGGTGCCGGCGCTGATCGGGGCCCTCGACGACGACAACGCCGAGGTGCGCCGCACCGCCACGCGCGCTTTGGCGCGCATCCACCGCGCCGCCGTCGAACCCCTCATCGCCGCCCTACCCGAGGCCCCGCCGCGCGCCGCCTCGGGCATGATCCGCGCCCTGGGCGATATCGGCGACCGCCGCGCCCTCGATGCCCTGCTCGCTCAGGCCGAGGGTCCGTGCCGCGCCGAAGCCCTGCTCGCCCTGGGACGGCTGCGCGACCCGCGGGCCGAGGCGACGCTGATCGCCGGGCTCGCCGATGCCGAATGGCAGGTGCGCATGAACGCCGCCATGGCCCTGGGCCCCGTGGGCAGCCCGCGGGCGGCCGAGGCCCTGCGGGCCAACCTGGACGACGAGGTGACGGTGGTGCGGGAATGGGCGGCGCGCAGCCTGGAGACCCTGACCGGCATGCCGCAGCTGTATCGCAACGGGCGGGGGGACCTGGTGGCGCCGGAGAATCTGTATCGCTAG
- a CDS encoding ethylbenzene dehydrogenase-related protein has protein sequence MTRLAWWAVLALLMLPAWSGCREIPADRLYALKLEAPPTDADWERALPRQVVVKGGRLHEMRGQVDLSQDTVHTSTPSCHHGGALPDPIRVDMRAFYTDNDLYLRLSWVDATRDDRLRHWRFDGESWHNEGGLEDGFGLLWADRAEFPRFTCAQACHIKDFAVSGAAFHAGHRMRLKDQGPWLDLWHWRADLSARLGFADDRRLDSEGMHPDQPGELFRENSLAALRPELGLAPFAPGDQPQRDGDNRPATGFRPPGSGAPGYLVDAPRGGRADVSAWSRHEAGRWTVILRRALDTGDPHDILFQPGDTEGVAFGLSIMDHTPVDHYASTLEEILVLLPEK, from the coding sequence TTGACCCGACTGGCCTGGTGGGCCGTCCTGGCCCTGCTCATGCTGCCGGCCTGGAGCGGCTGCCGCGAGATTCCCGCCGACCGCCTCTACGCCCTCAAGCTGGAAGCACCGCCCACTGATGCCGACTGGGAGCGGGCCCTGCCGCGTCAGGTCGTCGTCAAGGGCGGGCGGCTGCACGAAATGCGCGGTCAGGTCGATCTGAGCCAGGATACGGTGCATACGTCGACGCCTTCGTGCCATCATGGCGGCGCGCTGCCCGACCCCATCCGCGTGGACATGCGCGCCTTCTACACCGACAACGATCTCTATCTGCGCCTGTCCTGGGTCGACGCCACCCGCGACGACCGGCTGCGCCATTGGCGCTTTGACGGCGAGAGCTGGCACAACGAAGGCGGGCTGGAGGACGGGTTCGGCCTGCTGTGGGCGGATCGCGCGGAGTTTCCCCGCTTCACCTGCGCCCAGGCGTGCCACATCAAGGATTTCGCGGTGAGCGGCGCCGCCTTTCACGCCGGGCACCGCATGCGCCTCAAGGACCAAGGCCCCTGGCTCGATCTCTGGCACTGGCGCGCCGATCTCAGCGCCCGCCTGGGCTTTGCCGACGACCGGCGGCTCGACAGCGAAGGCATGCACCCCGATCAACCCGGCGAATTGTTTCGCGAAAATTCCCTGGCCGCCCTGCGCCCGGAGCTTGGCCTGGCGCCCTTCGCCCCCGGCGATCAACCCCAGCGCGACGGCGACAATCGACCGGCGACGGGCTTTCGCCCGCCGGGCAGCGGCGCTCCGGGCTATCTGGTGGATGCGCCGCGCGGCGGGCGCGCCGATGTGAGCGCCTGGAGCCGCCACGAGGCGGGGCGCTGGACGGTGATTCTGCGCCGCGCCCTCGACACCGGGGACCCGCACGATATCTTGTTTCAACCCGGCGACACGGAAGGCGTGGCCTTTGGATTGTCCATCATGGATCACACGCCCGTCGACCATTATGCCTCGACGCTGGAGGAAATTCTGGTGCTGCTGCCGGAGAAGTGA
- a CDS encoding carboxypeptidase-like regulatory domain-containing protein, with protein MSRLSLLIVLSFALLVGGCSENSPPPRADGLTRIDAQVLAPLEGAYLYVYRPGMDLYGPAFAVSPASGPDGRFELSLPEGDYLAVVRKRQNGEASGPVVAGDHRGEMLPLKVRGGQISLKLEASVKIGDERRLSDAREPGRTALGGRILDSEGRPVEGARVHVYDHVQMSERPKYVSEKTGPDGRYLIHLPEGGTYYLAARDKFGGPPRLGDLYGRYDQGTIEPSAVVLEDGQLLDDVNITVTKVW; from the coding sequence ATGTCCAGACTTTCGCTCCTGATTGTCCTGAGCTTCGCCCTGCTGGTGGGCGGCTGCTCCGAAAACTCCCCGCCGCCAAGGGCGGACGGCCTGACGCGCATCGACGCGCAGGTGCTCGCCCCCCTGGAGGGCGCCTATCTCTATGTGTATCGTCCGGGCATGGATCTCTACGGCCCGGCCTTCGCCGTCTCCCCCGCCTCGGGGCCGGACGGGCGCTTCGAGTTGAGCCTGCCCGAGGGCGATTACCTGGCCGTGGTGCGCAAGCGCCAGAACGGCGAGGCGTCTGGGCCGGTGGTGGCGGGCGATCACCGCGGCGAGATGCTGCCCCTCAAGGTGCGCGGCGGCCAGATCAGCCTCAAGCTTGAGGCGTCGGTGAAAATCGGTGACGAGCGCCGCCTGAGCGATGCCCGGGAACCGGGCCGCACCGCCCTGGGCGGCCGGATTCTCGACAGCGAGGGCCGCCCCGTGGAAGGAGCGCGGGTGCATGTCTATGATCATGTGCAGATGTCCGAGCGGCCCAAGTACGTCTCGGAAAAAACCGGCCCCGACGGCCGCTACCTGATCCATCTGCCCGAAGGCGGCACCTACTATCTGGCCGCGCGCGACAAGTTCGGCGGACCGCCGCGCCTCGGCGACCTCTACGGCCGCTACGACCAGGGCACCATCGAGCCCTCGGCGGTGGTGCTGGAGGACGGCCAGTTGCTCGACGACGTCAACATCACGGTGACCAAGGTCTGGTGA
- a CDS encoding c-type cytochrome, with protein MIRLFLLLSTLALLTTACSREEQPAPQPTPTSPAAQEAPAAAPIAPGPIVTNDPEALSDMGARYYRRGCAQCHDEGVGGAPRLGDVEAWRPRLDKGLHKLVENAINGFQGESGLMPARGGNPQMRAEAVSMAVRFMAEVSRAEDEESAEDEWDEEDLGDEEGEER; from the coding sequence ATGATCCGTTTATTCCTGCTGCTTTCCACCCTGGCGTTGCTGACCACCGCTTGCAGCCGCGAGGAGCAGCCCGCGCCGCAACCGACGCCGACGTCCCCGGCGGCGCAGGAAGCTCCGGCGGCCGCGCCGATTGCGCCCGGCCCCATCGTGACCAACGACCCCGAAGCCTTGAGCGACATGGGCGCGCGCTACTATCGGCGCGGCTGCGCCCAGTGCCACGACGAGGGCGTGGGCGGCGCGCCGCGCCTGGGCGATGTTGAGGCCTGGCGGCCGCGCCTGGACAAGGGCCTGCACAAGCTGGTGGAAAACGCCATCAACGGCTTTCAGGGCGAAAGCGGCCTGATGCCCGCGCGCGGCGGCAATCCGCAGATGCGCGCCGAGGCCGTGTCCATGGCGGTGCGCTTCATGGCGGAGGTGAGCCGGGCCGAGGACGAGGAGTCGGCCGAGGACGAATGGGACGAAGAGGACCTCGGAGACGAGGAGGGTGAAGAGCGCTAG
- a CDS encoding 4Fe-4S binding protein, producing the protein MKDVFQIPLLGRVLRAGWFWLGLRLGCLAVLLVMIAAGWHYHDIPGVRVPDPLMYTNLATHLFWVWWIMGVVFVALFFGRLWCAVCPLGWLNGLVTRFGFNRPLPAWLNNFIPVTLALLGVQLAVYFLAIHRHPDLTARLLALMLVLAAACGLVLRGHAFCRLLCPAGAVFGLYARLAPWQLRVTRRETCAACTDQACVAGGRQWRRLALGPAVLYWHGRRKDCPVDLVPAQLEDSAACTLCLHCARNCGNGNIRMGARPWLGDFGNSRLAPSESLFFLVLLGLLTVNFTKVYPDLRHLLWAPPEQLAALLGWQSAGYYLLAAPWAALLLPLLLLLPGSLVWRLSELHLSSAPPPHEGESPAPPEAPGFWQRLGHLALPLVPLLLCVHVILALVKINAKGAFLPFALRDPSGVKSYLAMSVMHTVPAPGLFLSLDALKWLVLGLLVLGLAAGARSIRPCLADLPAAASRRGFVLAVLTSLVLLGGLYGATLIRWLFIR; encoded by the coding sequence GTGAAGGATGTTTTTCAGATACCGCTGCTGGGGCGGGTGCTAAGGGCCGGGTGGTTCTGGCTGGGGTTGCGGCTGGGGTGCCTGGCGGTGCTGCTCGTCATGATCGCGGCGGGCTGGCATTATCACGACATCCCCGGGGTGCGGGTGCCCGATCCGCTCATGTACACCAACCTGGCCACGCACCTGTTCTGGGTGTGGTGGATCATGGGGGTGGTGTTCGTGGCGCTGTTCTTCGGTCGGCTGTGGTGCGCCGTCTGCCCCCTGGGCTGGCTCAACGGGCTCGTCACGCGCTTTGGCTTCAACCGCCCCCTGCCCGCCTGGCTGAACAACTTCATTCCCGTGACCCTGGCCCTGCTCGGGGTGCAGCTGGCCGTGTACTTTCTCGCCATCCACCGCCATCCCGATCTGACCGCGCGCCTGCTGGCGCTGATGCTGGTGCTGGCGGCGGCCTGCGGCCTGGTGCTGCGCGGCCACGCCTTCTGCCGCCTGCTGTGTCCGGCGGGGGCGGTGTTCGGCCTCTATGCGCGCCTTGCCCCCTGGCAGTTGCGCGTCACCCGCCGGGAGACCTGCGCGGCCTGCACCGATCAGGCCTGCGTGGCCGGCGGCCGTCAGTGGCGACGCCTGGCCCTGGGGCCGGCGGTGCTCTACTGGCACGGGCGGCGCAAGGACTGCCCCGTGGATCTGGTGCCCGCCCAGCTTGAGGACAGCGCGGCCTGCACCCTGTGCCTGCACTGCGCGCGCAACTGCGGCAACGGCAATATCCGGATGGGAGCGCGCCCCTGGCTGGGCGATTTCGGCAACAGCCGCCTCGCGCCCTCCGAGAGCTTGTTTTTCCTGGTGCTGCTCGGACTTTTGACCGTCAACTTCACCAAGGTCTATCCCGACCTGCGCCATCTGCTCTGGGCGCCGCCCGAACAGCTGGCGGCGCTGCTCGGCTGGCAGAGCGCCGGCTATTATCTGCTCGCCGCGCCCTGGGCGGCGCTGCTCCTGCCGCTGCTGCTTTTGCTGCCGGGTTCCCTGGTGTGGCGGCTGAGCGAACTGCATTTGAGCAGCGCACCGCCGCCGCACGAGGGCGAGTCGCCCGCGCCGCCCGAGGCGCCCGGCTTCTGGCAGCGTCTCGGCCATCTGGCCCTGCCCCTGGTGCCGCTGCTGCTTTGCGTGCATGTGATTCTCGCCCTGGTCAAGATCAACGCCAAGGGCGCCTTTCTGCCCTTTGCCCTGCGCGACCCGAGCGGCGTCAAGAGCTATCTGGCCATGAGCGTCATGCATACGGTGCCCGCGCCCGGCCTGTTTCTGTCCCTCGACGCCCTCAAATGGCTGGTGCTGGGCCTGCTCGTGCTGGGCCTGGCCGCGGGCGCCCGGAGCATTCGCCCGTGCCTGGCCGACCTGCCCGCCGCCGCCTCGCGGCGCGGCTTTGTCCTGGCCGTGCTGACCAGCCTGGTGCTGCTGGGCGGGCTGTACGGCGCCACCCTGATCCGTTGGCTATTCATTCGGTGA
- a CDS encoding FG-GAP repeat domain-containing protein, whose translation MIKMLWQAAVVGILLMGGLGAAGAVEFVDISEVAGVADEGLGKGVAFADVNNDGYVDLYVSNKGGANKLYLNNGDGTFRDFTDLAGPGLDHPGFTLGSVFGDFDNDGCVDLYLATGGYYEIEANRLFKGHCDGTFTDVTEKAGVGLRAFTYGASFVDFDNDGFLDIYCANYGVGAKNVLFRNNGDGTFTDVTDQAGVGDRGWSWMGVWADVNNDGLQDLYVVNGRYPAGEPNRLYLNNGDGTFREVARQAGVEDPNWGLGAAFADVDNDGSLDLFVSNYVGGNRLYLNNGDGTFRDASERLKGAGEGWGKGPSFGDVNHDGLLDLYEGDCKLANQLYVNDGQGNLVNRADEVPVVKCETVRTKGTAFADIDNDGALDLYVVNWGVPNRLFKNARKDASWLKVKLTGTLSNRDAYGARVKILDPASGQLLAMREMRSATGFCAQEPNLAHFGLDGGRAYEVLVRFPSGVEVRKTDVKPGHLLEIVEPK comes from the coding sequence ATGATCAAGATGCTCTGGCAGGCAGCGGTCGTCGGCATTCTGCTGATGGGGGGCCTGGGCGCGGCGGGCGCCGTCGAGTTCGTCGATATTTCCGAGGTCGCGGGCGTGGCCGACGAAGGCCTGGGCAAGGGCGTGGCCTTCGCCGACGTCAACAATGACGGCTACGTCGACCTCTACGTGTCCAACAAGGGCGGCGCCAACAAGCTCTATCTCAACAACGGCGACGGCACCTTCCGGGATTTCACCGACCTGGCCGGCCCGGGCCTCGATCATCCCGGCTTCACCCTGGGCAGCGTGTTCGGCGATTTCGACAACGACGGCTGCGTGGATCTCTACCTGGCCACGGGCGGCTATTATGAAATCGAAGCCAACCGTCTCTTCAAGGGGCACTGCGACGGCACTTTCACCGACGTCACGGAAAAAGCCGGCGTGGGCCTGCGCGCCTTCACCTACGGCGCCTCCTTCGTGGATTTCGACAACGACGGGTTTCTTGACATCTACTGCGCCAATTACGGCGTCGGCGCGAAAAACGTGCTGTTTCGCAACAACGGCGACGGCACCTTCACGGATGTCACCGACCAGGCCGGGGTGGGCGATCGCGGCTGGAGTTGGATGGGAGTCTGGGCCGACGTCAACAACGACGGCCTGCAGGATCTCTACGTGGTCAACGGCCGCTATCCGGCGGGCGAGCCCAATCGCCTCTATCTCAACAACGGCGACGGCACCTTCCGCGAGGTTGCCCGCCAGGCCGGTGTCGAGGATCCCAACTGGGGCCTGGGCGCGGCCTTCGCCGATGTGGACAATGACGGCTCTCTCGATCTGTTCGTCTCCAACTACGTTGGCGGCAACCGGCTCTATTTGAACAATGGCGACGGCACCTTCCGCGACGCCAGCGAGCGGCTCAAGGGCGCCGGCGAGGGCTGGGGCAAGGGGCCGAGCTTCGGCGACGTCAACCATGACGGGCTGCTCGATCTCTACGAGGGCGACTGCAAACTGGCCAATCAGCTCTATGTCAACGACGGCCAGGGCAATCTGGTGAACCGGGCCGATGAGGTGCCGGTGGTCAAGTGCGAAACCGTGCGCACCAAGGGCACGGCCTTTGCCGACATCGACAATGACGGCGCCCTGGATCTCTACGTGGTCAACTGGGGCGTGCCCAACCGTCTGTTCAAGAATGCCCGCAAGGATGCCTCCTGGCTCAAGGTCAAGCTGACCGGCACCCTGTCCAACCGCGACGCCTACGGCGCCCGTGTCAAAATTCTGGATCCGGCCTCGGGTCAATTGCTCGCCATGCGCGAGATGCGCTCGGCCACCGGTTTTTGCGCCCAGGAACCCAACCTGGCCCATTTCGGCCTCGACGGCGGCCGCGCCTATGAGGTGCTGGTGCGTTTCCCGAGCGGCGTCGAAGTGCGCAAAACCGACGTCAAACCCGGACATCTGCTGGAAATTGTGGAACCAAAATAA